One genomic segment of Helianthus annuus cultivar XRQ/B chromosome 14, HanXRQr2.0-SUNRISE, whole genome shotgun sequence includes these proteins:
- the LOC110908971 gene encoding chalcone synthase, translating into MASSIDIAAFREAQRAQGPATILAIGTATPSNCVYQADYPDYYFRITKSEHMVDLKEKFKRMCDKSMIRKRYMHLTEEYLKENPSICEYMAPSLDARQDVVVVEVPKLGKEAAVKAIKEWGKPKSQITHLIVCTTSGVDMPGADYQLTKLLGLRPSVKRFMMYQQGCFAGGTVLRMAKDLAENNKGARVLVVCSEITAVTFRGPSDTHLDSMVGQALFGDGAAALVVGSDPDLTTERPLFQMVSAAQTILPDSEGAIDGHLREVGLTFHLLKDVPGLISKNIEKALTQAFSPLGISDWNSIFWIAHPGGPAILDQVEQKLKLKEEKMRATRHVLSEYGNMSSACVLFILDEMRKKSVEDGAATTGEGLDWGVLFGFGPGLTVETVVLHSVPTTMPIAP; encoded by the exons ATGGCCTCTTCAATTGATATTGCTGCCTTCAGAGAGGCTCAACGGGCTCAAGGTCCCGCCACCATTCTTGCCATCGGCACCGCGACTCCCTCAAATTGCGTCTATCAAGCCGACTACCCCGATTACTACTTTCGGATCACTAAAAGCGAGCACATGGTTGATCTCAAAGAAAAGTTCAAACGCATGT GCGACAAATCTATGATAAGAAAGCGATACATGCATCTCACAGAAGAGTATCTTAAAGAGAATCCGAGCATCTGCGAATACATGGCTCCATCGCTCGACGCCCGTCAGGACGTAGTGGTGGTCGAGGTCCCAAAGCTCGGTAAAGAAGCCGCGGTTAAAGCCATCAAAGAATGGGGAAAACCAAAATCACAAATCACGCATCTCATCGTCTGCACCACCTCCGGAGTCGACATGCCCGGTGCGGATTACCAGCTCACCAAACTCCTCGGACTCCGCCCGTCCGTCAAACGCTTCATGATGTACCAACAAGGCTGTTTCGCAGGCGGTACGGTTCTCCGCATGGCTAAGGACCTTGCGGAGAACAACAAGGGCGCACGTGTCCTTGTAGTTTGTTCAGAGATCACCGCGGTCACGTTTCGTGGACCTAGTGACACTCACCTTGACTCCATGGTTGGTCAAGCTTTGTTTGGGGACGGGGCTGCTGCGCTTGTCGTGGGTTCCGACCCTGACTTGACGACCGAGCGGCCCTTATTTCAAATGGTGTCTGCTGCGCAGACAATTCTACCTGATTCAGAAGGTGCAATAGATGGTCACCTTCGGGAGGTGGGACTGACGTTCCATCTCCTAAAAGATGTACCGGGGTTGATCTCGAAGAATATCGAGAAGGCATTGACCCAGGCGTTTTCGCCTTTGGGTATATCTGATTGGAACTCGATATTCTGGATCGCGCACCCCGGTGGACCCGCAATTCTGGATCAGGTAGAGCAAAAGCTGAAACTAAAAGAGGAGAAGATGAGAGCCACTCGACATGTTCTGAGCGAGTACGGAAACATGTCAAGTGCGTGTGTGTTGTTTATTCTAGATGAGATGAGGAAGAAGTCGGTGGAAGACGGTGCTGCAACCACCGGCGAGGGTTTGGACTGGGGTGTTCTGTTTGGTTTCGGGCCGGGTTTGACGGTTGAGACGGTGGTCCTTCATAGTGTCCCAACAACCATGCCTATTGCCCCCTAA
- the LOC110907135 gene encoding uncharacterized protein LOC110907135 produces the protein MRGFKMIGRPLLGVDGCFLKGPFPGQILSAVGIDGNNSIYPVCYALGEAATTQTWKWFLQLLRDDLGCTADSCFTFISDRQKGLIPAMLAVFPNGEHRFCLRRIHENMKSKSRGDLYKNLLWSAGRKTSIPYFNKAMEEIKTTERAMYDWLNEIPYTAWSRAYFSGRAKCDMLLNNICEVFNRQIVGVRDKPIITCLEFIREYMTKRIVDVKKLQEKCMGPLTPHAIEVFDEIKKQAAEMCVLMVDSDKKWDLTGMPCKHAVAAIWDMSRNSIDAGIPEEWVDDVYWLSTWKKVYDNVIEPINGLEMWTPSECPTTLIPPKHHTQVGMPKKKRKKAFGEKELEKEFDKGCKMTRKGTTIKCGKCGNTGHNVRSCKGQGGEQSTASQESHTATQGAPVYNLDE, from the exons ATGAGAGGATTTAAGATGATTGGAAGACCACTGCTGGGTGTGGATGGTTGTTTCCTGAAAGGTCCATTTCCTGGACAGATCTTGAGTGCTGTTGGTATTGATGGGAACAATAGCATATATCCAGTTTGTTACGCCCTTGGTGAGGCAGCAACAACACAAACCTGGAAATGGTTTTTGCAACTGTTGAGAGATGACCTAGGGTGTACGGCTGACTCTTGTTTCACCTTCATCAGTGACAGACAAAAG GGTCTGATTCCTGCTATGCTAGCTGTTTTTCCTAATGGTGAGCACAGATTTTGTTTGAGGCGCATCCATGAGAACATGAAATCCAAGTCGCGTGGAGATCTTTACAAGAATTTGCTTTGGTCAGCCGGAAGGAAGACATCTATTCCATACTTTAACAAAGCTATGGAAGAAATTAAGACAACAGAACGAGCTATGTATGACTGGCTGAATGAGATCCCATACACCGCTTGGTCAAGAGCATATTTTTCTGGAAGAGCTAAATGTGATATGTTGCTGAACAACATATGTGAAGTTTTTAACAGACAAATCGTAGGAGTAAGGGACAAGCCGATTATCACATGCCTAGAATTCATTCGGGAGTACATGACCAAGAGGATAGTGGATGTGAAGAAATTGCAAGAAAAGTGTATGGGGCCACTGACACCTCATGCCATTGAGGTCTTCGATGAGATCAAGAAACAGGCTGCTGAAATGTGTGTTTTAATGGTTGATTCAGACAA GAAGTGGGATTTGACAGGGATGCCTTGCAAACATGCAGTTGCAGCCATATGGGATATGTCAAGGAATAGCATTGATGCTGGCATACCAGAAGAGTGGGTGGATGATGTGTATTGGCTGTCAACATGGAAGAAAGTCTATGACAATGTGATAGAGCCAATCAACGGGCTGGAGATGTGGACTCCTTCAGAGTGTCCAACAACACTTATCCCACCAAAGCATCATACACAAGTTGGAATGccaaagaagaaaagaaagaaggcaTTTGGTGAAAAAGAGCTTGAGAAGGAGTTCGACAAAGGATGTAAAATGACCAGAAAGGGAACTACCATCAAGTGTGGTAAATGTGGTAACACGGGTCACAATGTCAGGAGCTGCAAAGGACAAGGGGGTGAACAATCCACTGCTTCACAGGAATCACACACTGCCACTCAAGGTGCACCAGTTTACAATCTTGATGAGTGA